Within Candidatus Latescibacter sp., the genomic segment GAAAGTCAAAGACTTTTCAATGGTTACGTCATTTCCACAGCTTTCTTATTTTTTCATGATACTTTTGACAGTACCCCATTATAATGTATTTTCCCGTTGAAAGTCTGCCTTCGGGATTTTGGGGACTGTATTTTTTTGGCATTTTATACAACTTTTTCCCCTTTTATATATATCACCATTTTTTGGTGTTGTCAAATTATTATGTGTTTTCCCAAGTCGAATTTCAAAGAAAAGCATTTACAAATTCAAAGGAGATTGCTGATCTGATAAAAAATCTTTGTTTTTTCCATCATAAAAGAATAAGTTTATGCAGTGAAGAAAAAATGACCGGATTCTCTATATTTCAAGACTGATGATGCGGCAAAAAGTATTAAAATGCTCTCTGAATTGACGAAAACCTCACCCGGCCTTCGGCCACCCTCTTCTATTCAGGAGAGGGTAATAACATAGCCAGCAATGAGTTACCACCTCTCCTGACTAGGAGAGGGGGACAGGGGGTGAGGTTTAATAACACCAGAAAATAATGTAAAAATTACTTTTTGCCGGATCATCAAGACTAAAACAGAAAATAATATATCACGAAAAGAGGAGGAGTTATGGAAAATACCGTTGACAGGAGAACTTTTTTAAAAACAGCCGCCGCCGCTTCCGCCGCTGTAACCGTTCTTAAACCTGGAACTGTTTTCGGTTCCGCCGCGAATTCGACTGTCAGGCTCGGAATTATCGGCTGCGGGGGCCGTGGAACCGGAGTGATCAGCTCGATGGTAAGAAATACCGACAGCCGTATCGTCGCCATTGCCGATCTTTTCGAGGATCAGCTCACGAAAGGCCGTGAGAATCTCAACAGGGTCAACCGTGAAAAGGGGCATCCCCAGATCGAGGATTCCCACCTCTTTCTCGGCTCCAAAGCCTACCTGCGGCTTCTCGACCTGAAAGATGTGGATGCCGTGCTGGTCTCCACTCCGGCCTTTCTGCACCCGGTGCACCTGGAAGCGGCGGTGGATGCCGGGAAACATGCCTACTGCGAGAAACCGGTCGCAATCGATCCGGCGGGAGTGAAGCGCATTCAGCGTATCGGGAAAAAAGCCGCAGGGAAAACGACCCTGGTGGTCGGGTTCCAGATCCGTCATGCAACTCCTTATGTGGAAATGGTCAAGCGCATCCAGCAGGGTGATATCGGGGATATTGTCACAGTGCAGGCATACTATCTGGCCGGCTCGATTCCCATCAAATGGCGCGATGATGTACCGCAAGATGAGGCCCGGCTGCGCGCCTGGTTCTGGGACCTGGCTCTGTCCGGAGACATTCTGGTGGAGCAGGGCATCCATGTGGTGGATATCATGAACTGGGTATTTAAAAGCCCTCCCCTCAAGTCCTTCGGCGCCGGCGGAAGGGCGGGCAGGAACGATCGCGGGAATGTCTGGAGCCATTACAATGTCATCTTTGAATATCCGGGGAAAGTTCATGCGAGCTTCCAGTCCACCCAGTTCGATCCCGGTTATGGGGATGTCTGTGTCCGCTTTTTCGGAACCAGGGGAGTCGCGGAGGCCCATTACACGGGAGGAGTGTTCATCAAGGGAGAGAAACCCTGGGATTCCGGAGTGGTCAGGGGAACAGCCGAGACGGTCACCAAGGAGCAGTGGGCCGCCGGGGCGTTCAAATCCTCGCTCGATGACGCCGACCCGAACAAGCAGAAGGCTTTCATAGAAAGCATCAAATCCGGGAATCTCATCAACGAGGCGGACGCCGGCGCCGAATCCGCACTCACGGCAATGATGGGCCGGACTGCGGCATACACGGGCAGGGAGGCCACCTGGGACCAGATGATCCGTTCCAACGAACGGTTCGACCCCAGGCTGGACCTCACAAAGTTCGACAAGAAGGGATAAAAAAGATAGTCCAATGCCCAAAGTGAAAAGTGAAAAGATGAGGCAAAAAAAGGCTTTTACACAGGTGGTAAAACAGTTGCATTGGAAAAACGTCATGCCGAACTTGTTAAGGAGAATGACAGTTGATTACAAAATTGAAAAGAAGATCGTTCATGCTGGCTGCCGCTTCGGCTGCCGCTGCCCCACAGGTTCGGGCGGCGGATAACACGTCTGCTAAGGGGCGCGACGCCTCCCCGGACATGCCGCTGGGCATCATTATCGGGGCGGACAACCCGGAAAAAGAGCTGCTGCGGGTGAAGGAACTCGGATTTACTACCTGTCAGCTCACTGTGGGAGAGTATTCTTCCAAACTGGCCGTGCGGATACGAACGACCCTTGAAAAACTCTCCCTGAAACCGACTTCTCTCATCTGTATGGGGCCGGGAAAATACGTCTGGAATTTCTACGAAGGCCCTGCGACTATCGGCCTTGTCCCCCGTGAGATGAGAGCCGAGCGTATTACCCGTCTGAAACAGGGAACGGATTTCTGCCGTGAAGCAGGAATCCCCGCGGTGTGCGCCCACTTCGGCTTTATACCCGAGAATCCCAATGACCCTCTCTACAAGGAATTCATTACCGCCATGAAAGAGGTCGCCGGATATGTGAAAGACCGGGGGCTTTCCATCTATTTTGAAACGGGCCAGGAGACGCCTGTCACCCTTCTCCGGGCTATCGAGGATATCGGAACCGGCAACCTGGGGGTGAATTATGACACCGCGAACCTCATCCTCTACGGCAATGCAAACCCGGTGGACGGTCTGGATGTTATCGGCAAGTATGTGCGCTCCCTTCATGCCAAGGACGGGATGTATCCCACCAATCCCCGCGAGCTGGGCAAAGAGACGCCTATCGGCGAAGGGAAGGTTGATTTTCCCGGGGTGATCCGTAAGCTGAAAGATTTGAATTTCAAAGGCCATATCACCATCGAGCGTGAGATCAGCGGTCCCCGTCAGGTCGAAGATATTCTCCAGTCGAAAAAGTTCCTGGAGAACCTTATCAAGACTGTGTAATTTGAAAAGGGAATTGTATGGACAGGATTTGATTTTCCAGTTATCTTTGGCAATCCGGTAAAAAGTAAGTTGTACATTATTTTCTGGTGTTTCTTTACCTCACCCCCTATCCCCCCCTCCTAGTCAGGAGAGGGAGTAACTCATTATGCGCGTTGTTACCACCCTCTCCTAATTAGGAGAGGGTGGCCGAAGGCCGGGTGAGGTTTTTTAAACGTGGGCAGCAACAAGAAACTTTTGGCCAGATCATAATCTTTGCTCAATTATATTTGACCGTTTGTTCTTTTTACTCCAGGGGAGGCCCCATGCAGTCGATTCATCCGCTCGACTATGTCATTATCCTGCTCTATTTTGCGATAGTAGTACTGGTGGGAATGTATTTTTCCAAATTCATCAAGCAGGCCAAGGATTACTTTGCCGCCGGAGCGGCTGTGCCCTGGTGGCTCGCCGGGGTATCACTCTGGATGGCCTCGTTCAGCGCGCTGACCTTTGTCGTTTACTCACAGATGGCCTACAAGTACGGTTTTGTGGCAATCTCCATGTGCTGGACTGTCATTCCGGCCATGATCGCGGCTTCCCTTTTCCTGGCGGCTCGCTGGCGCCGTACCCGGATCATGACCCCGCTCGGATTCCTGGAGCAGAGGTACAACAAGACCCTGCATCAGGTATTTGTCTGGACCGGGATTCCCCTCCGCATGGTGGATAATGCTCTGCGGGTATTTTCCACCGCGGTGTTCCTTGCGGTGGCGGTCGGTCAAAGCTGGTTTACCCTGGAAATATGCATCGTGTTTGTGGGTATCATCATGATCCTGTACGCCATCCTGGGCGGGCAGTGGGCGGTGCTGGTCACCGACTTTTTCCAGGCCATCATCCTCTGCTTCGGCGTTGTGCTCCTTCTGCCTCTGACCTTTAGCGCTATCGGAGGTATCAAGCAGCTTTTCACCCAGACGCCACCGGGATTTTTCCTTCCTTTTGCGCCCCAGCATGGGTATGGTTTCTTTGACTGGCTCATGTTCGCACTCATTACTACCATCTCCTACAACGCCAGTTGGGGCCTGGTGCAGAAATACAATTGTGTGGCCAAAGAAAAAGACGCCAAAAAAGTCGCCATCACGATGGGTGTTCTCTCGTTCGTAGGCCCTCTCATCTTCTTCATCCCCGCCATGGCCGGAAGAATTCTTGTTCCCGAGCTCATGGACAAACCGGGCGGAACCGCCGAGGCCTATGTGGCGGTTTGCCTTAAGGTTCTTCCGGTCGGGGTCATGGGCCTTATTGTCGCCGGTATGTTCAGCGCCACCCTCTCCACTCTCGGGAACGAATACAATGTTCTTTCCGGTATTCTGACCAAGGATTTTTACCATAAAATCGTACGTCCTGATGCCGATGAGAAGAACCTCCTCTTTTGGGCAAAAATCAACGCCGCCCTGGTAGGAAGCTTGACCATTCTCTTTGCCATCGGGATAAATTACATCAGGGGATTCAACCTCTGGGACATCCTGGTGAAGGCATTCGGAGCGCTGGCGCCGGCCATGATGCTTCCCCTTCTCGGCGGGCTCTTCATAAAAAAGATCAATTCACGAGGCGCCCTTTTGGGAATAATCTGCGGCATGATGTCAGGTGTGACTCTCGTGGCTGTCAATGCCGTGCTTTTGAATGTATACAGCGCCCAGGCGGCGGTAGATCCCAATCTTTCCTACTGGCTGAAACAGGGTTACAATTCTGTCTCCATCTTTATTAACATCACGGTTACTGTCCTGGCAATGTGGCTCGGCTCGGCCGGTTACAAGAGACCTGATGAAGAACAGCAGCGGGTGGATGAATTTTTCAAGCGCATGGATGTGGTCAGCAATGTGGAAATCCCTCAATCCTCTGGGGAGAAACAGTCGCCCTTCATGGCGGTAGGCATCGCACTGGTCGTTTTTGGTTTTGCCTTCCTGCCCATCGGGCTGTACATGGGCGGGAGAGCGCTGATGATTGACGGAATTGTGGGAACGCTCATGATGCTCCTGGGTTTGGCGCTCTGGCTCCCAAACAGGGCAAAAAAGTAAAACGGTTATGTCGTTAAGTAAACTAAGGTGATCATCCGACAAGGTTAATCCCCCCTACCCCCCTTATTAAGGGGGAAAAAGAAAATTGTTCCTTTTACTATGTAAACATTTATTAGGATTTGACAGAACACCCTCCTTAAATTCCCCCCTTAATAAGGGGGGATGCCGAAGGCAGGGGGGATATTTAAAGACACAAGAGTACCCAATTTCACTTATTTACTGTATGTTCAGGAGACACCGCATGACCGACCAGACCCCGCTTTCCATTGCCAGTAAGACCATCGAACCCGAAGTCATATATGTAACCCCCGGCGACAGAGTCATCCTCCGTGAACTCGCGGCCCAAACAGCCGAACTGGCAGCCCGTCCGGTCGAGGCTGAGAAGCGCGACCTCTGGTATGATCACAACGCCCTGGAGCCGACGCGCCCCCTGGTCTTCTGCGACCCTGAGAATGGCTGGAACGAGATAATCGCCGAGGGCAGTCTCCGCTGCACCGGCGCACTGGCCCGGGAATGGGAGATGACCCTGCGTAAGGAAATTTTCTGGGGCGGGTCCATGGGCGATGACCGCGTAGTGCAGCAGTATTTCGAGGTCCCCTATGTCTATTCGGAAACCGATTGGGGGATGCACGAGACAAGAATCGGCGGGAAAGACGGCGGCTCCTATATCTGGAAGGCGCCGATTCGGACCTGGAATGACATTGACCGGCTCCGCATTCCTGAAATCACCGTGGACTGCGAGTCTACCGGACGCCTCGTCGCGCTGGCGAAAGAGGTCCTGGACGATCTCCTCCCTG encodes:
- a CDS encoding Gfo/Idh/MocA family oxidoreductase; its protein translation is MENTVDRRTFLKTAAAASAAVTVLKPGTVFGSAANSTVRLGIIGCGGRGTGVISSMVRNTDSRIVAIADLFEDQLTKGRENLNRVNREKGHPQIEDSHLFLGSKAYLRLLDLKDVDAVLVSTPAFLHPVHLEAAVDAGKHAYCEKPVAIDPAGVKRIQRIGKKAAGKTTLVVGFQIRHATPYVEMVKRIQQGDIGDIVTVQAYYLAGSIPIKWRDDVPQDEARLRAWFWDLALSGDILVEQGIHVVDIMNWVFKSPPLKSFGAGGRAGRNDRGNVWSHYNVIFEYPGKVHASFQSTQFDPGYGDVCVRFFGTRGVAEAHYTGGVFIKGEKPWDSGVVRGTAETVTKEQWAAGAFKSSLDDADPNKQKAFIESIKSGNLINEADAGAESALTAMMGRTAAYTGREATWDQMIRSNERFDPRLDLTKFDKKG
- a CDS encoding sugar phosphate isomerase/epimerase family protein, producing MITKLKRRSFMLAAASAAAAPQVRAADNTSAKGRDASPDMPLGIIIGADNPEKELLRVKELGFTTCQLTVGEYSSKLAVRIRTTLEKLSLKPTSLICMGPGKYVWNFYEGPATIGLVPREMRAERITRLKQGTDFCREAGIPAVCAHFGFIPENPNDPLYKEFITAMKEVAGYVKDRGLSIYFETGQETPVTLLRAIEDIGTGNLGVNYDTANLILYGNANPVDGLDVIGKYVRSLHAKDGMYPTNPRELGKETPIGEGKVDFPGVIRKLKDLNFKGHITIEREISGPRQVEDILQSKKFLENLIKTV